From the genome of Vitis riparia cultivar Riparia Gloire de Montpellier isolate 1030 chromosome 2, EGFV_Vit.rip_1.0, whole genome shotgun sequence, one region includes:
- the LOC117931736 gene encoding uncharacterized protein LOC117931736 — translation MDYDDNDFQSQNLRLAGEGSAKFPPVLGPYALPKFDFDDSLQGHLRFDSLVETEVFLGIESQEDNQWIEDFSRGSSGIEFSSSAAESCSISRRNNVWSEATSSESVEMLLKSVGQEEIVPGQTTVKDSGACDELGSITKQMEHNLKPDNSNLSNVGNVIDSGPTIRPDEFLGSFSVLNEDAGKELPQIEDTSQTREGDSLAYRSSTDLPVTEGNMLIDSKDDDANQREIDTLVNESLNNNTQDDFSASGMQVDNIITSMHNVVTSAEELNNLKAPPDHINDISHGSGDALSKDNDVDGEEHNVLSKEDQMNDKVLEGNLVDSGAGNLEHPLYLDSEESRGEGNAVETCTSNVEGPSSTIVKSDSELNVVEGCSEGVKESVQESKCEEVVLSKDTEMVDQFTGNMHGGSPIASKGESSFSGHAVEVSNRNAENCAILEQKMESHVQLTYGKTSFVKKKDDLLESGNQLNSEISTSHLDTSLLSEETNKLSEGNCDGSGSHHEGDISSKLVVSSSAELCGESHTAENVKCANVAFGVHGEDLNAGDHVPISTPSESTQIRIQNAVSRQSGIHNFDSDVPVVEEGNVKLSTDLSNMEHEIGGSLPIGECSKENEVVVPRLQSDAASRNEPAPDVVLKDTDLVSHETLDGSSSPSGLGVSTVDSFVHKEDGKPPSLIVGLTHLDRKEEVADGGSVEVSLSAGIEHSQVGSKMVSASDEKDACCDTAGEKPSEAIDSSLPMMEISNAVSQNEPQAMITDKDDQESKKLEVCPVLCDSTVKEGDGAEAVLVKISEEATTKEGFDEASLKVTDVEISRKGHMLTPPVPFSSEGSCSDIGQKVQEENGATSVSGDKCQQTAVSSTGSDALNGHEGSFSAASVSEHDAKLHVTEGGKNNADSDKPNCGSPTVISCIDLPQSEKESQEGVRSAVGQNVPVPEVIDGVPLKGSSMSQDPKEDDSSKDERSFSFEVGALADLPEREAGKCWQPFSTQACKTSVIVEGSPSTSVLGQMDPKMAQEISRGSSRASGGITSGSSKGTERKTKRASGKATGKETAKKGSNVKDTAHARQPPERVDKSGNLSPSPSGATHYVQSKEVQHTGNMERSSTKSCGTLTTPTSNLPDLNTSASPSAIFQQPFTDLQQVQLRAQIFVYGSLIQGTAPDEACMASAFGTPDGGRSLWENAWHASVERLQGQKSHPSNPETPLQSRSGARTPDQASIQQGALQGKVIPSPVGRASSKGTPSTIVNPMMPLPSPLWSISTQGDVMQSSGLPRGGLMDHHPALSPLHPYQTPPVRNFVGHNTSWISQPTFPGSWVPSQTSGLDASVRFPALPVTETVKLTPIRESTVPHSSSVKHVSSGPMGHSGGPTSVFAGTSPLLDAKKATASPGQPTTDPKPRKRKKTPASEGPGQISLPSQSQTEPIPVVTSHFSTSVSITTPASLVSKSNTGKLVAAASPTFSSDQMKLGSRDAEQRGMLTEETLGKVKEAKLQAEDAAALAAAAVSHSQGVWSELDKQKNSGLISDVQAKIASAAVAIAAAASVAKAAAAAARIASNAALQAKLMADEALVSSANIHPGQSSDGVSILGKATPASILKGDDGTNCSSSILVAAREAARRRVEAASAASKRAENLDAIVKAAELAAEAVSQAGKIVAMGDPLPLSELVEAGPEGYWKASQVLSEPVVRLNNTNRVQADNTVEEGPDKHPKVSPSDKKETHMVNHGKPLTRREMSRELVEDHTRLVDGMPSSVTSSEKDSRGQKGRKVSDLAKTIGVVPESEVGSRSNSIAVQNEYERTTENLKENSIKEGSLVEVFKDGDGSKAAWFSANVLSLKDQKAYVCYVELPSDEGSGQLKEWVALESEGDKPPRIRFAHPMTAIQFEGTRKRRRAAIGDYAWSVGDRVDVWVQNCWCEGVVTEKSRKDETMLTVRISAQGETSVVRAWHLRPSLIWKDGEWIEWSSSRENDHAFHEGDTPQEKRLKLGSPAVEAKGKDKMSKNIDAVDNEKPEEPGLLALSGNEKIFNVGKNTRDENKPDAPRMIRTGLQKEGSRVIFGVPKPGKKRKFMEVSKHYVADRSNKISEANDSVKFAKYLIPQGSGPRGWKNTSKIDSKEKRAVESKPKVIRSGKPQNVSSRTVARKDNLLASGTSASNDTNVTDNLPNIKDSVSHDENASGKQNVIEFESFSNTEGQAEGPILFSSLPLPSDAPSSKKMPVSNVKSQRVSKGKLAPSGGKLAKIEEEKVYNGNPGKSVPEAVEPRRSNRRIQPTSRLLEGLQSSLIISKIPSVSHDKGHKSQNRSASRGNNHG, via the exons ATGGATTATGATGACAATGATTTTCAAAGCCAAAATCTTCGGTTAGCTGGTGAAGGGAGTGCCAAATTTCCTCCTGTTTTAGGGCCATATGCTCTTCCCAAGTTTGATTTTGATGACAGCCTCCAGGGGCATCTAAGGTTTGATAGTTTGGTTGAAACTGAGGTTTTTCTTGGCATTGAAAGTCAAGAAGACAACCAGTGGATTGAGGATTTCTCTCGGGGAAGTAGTGGGATAGAGTTTAGTTCAAGTGCTGCAGAATCTTGCTCTATATCCAGGCGGAACAATGTTTGGTCTGAGGCCACGTCCTCAGAATCTGTTGAAATGCTATTAAAATCTGTTGGGCAGGAAGAAATTGTTCCAGGTCAAACTACTGTCAAGGACTCAGGTGCCTGTGATGAGTTGGGAAGCATAACTAAGCAAATGGAGCATAATCTGAAACCAGATAATAGCAATCTTTCTAACGTGGGTAATGTTATAGATTCAGGACCTACAATACGCCCAGATGAGTTTCTGGGAAGTTTTTCTGTTCTAAACGAAGATGCAGGAAAAGAACTACCTCAGATTGAGGATACGTCACAAACTCGTGAAGGTGACTCATTGGCTTACAGAAGTTCCACTGACTTACCTGTCACTGAGGGAAATATGTTAATTGATAGCAAAGATGATGATGCAAATCAAAGGGAAATTGATACTTTGGTTAATGAATCCCTGAATAACAATACTCAGGACGATTTCTCTGCTTCTGGGATGCAAGTTGATAATATAATCACCTCTATGCATAATGTCGTTACAAGTGCTGAGGAGTTGAACAATCTAAAGGCTCCCCCagatcatataaatgatattagtCATGGTAGTGGAGATGCCTTATCAAAAGATAATGATGTGGATGGAGAGGAGCACAATGTTTTGAGCAAGGAGGACCAAATGAATGATAAAGTTCTGGAGGGAAATTTAGTTGACAGTGGTGCTGGTAACTTGGAGCACCCTCTCTATTTGGACTCCGAAGAATCTAGGGGAGAAGGAAATGCTGTTGAAACTTGTACTAGTAATGTGGAGGGACCTTCTAGTACGATCGTGAAGAGTGATTCTGAACTGAATGTTGTGGAAGGATGCAGCGAGGGTGTGAAGGAATCTGTTCAGGAGAGCAAATGTGAAGAAGTGGTCTTGTCAAAAGACACAGAAATGGTTGACCAATTTACAGGAAATATGCATGGGGGCTCACCCATTGCTTCAAAAGGTGAGAGTAGTTTTTCAGGGCATGCTGTTGAGGTCAGCAACAGAAATGCAGAAAATTGTGCCATATTAGAGCAGAAGATGGAATCTCATGTGCAGCTGACTTATGGAAAGACCAGCTTTGTGAAGAAAAAGGATGATTTGTTGGAAAGTGGGAACCAATTGAATAGTGAGATTTCAACCAGTCACTTGGACACTTCTCTGTTATCTGAGGAAACCAATAAACTTTCTGAAGGTAATTGTGATGGAAGTGGAAGCCATCACGAGGGAGATATTTCTAGTAAGCTTGTGGTATCTTCTTCAGCTGAATTGTGTGGGGAATCACATACAGCTGAAAATGTAAAATGTGCAAATGTTGCTTTTGGAGTTCATGGAGAAGATCTAAATGCTGGAGACCATGTTCCAATTTCCACTCCATCCGAGTCTACTCAAATACGCATTCAAAATGCAGTCTCCAGGCAGAGTGGTATTCATAACTTTGATTCAGATGTTCCTGTTGTTGAGGAGGGGAATGTGAAGTTGAGTACTGATTTGAGTAATATGGAACATGAGATTGGTGGATCATTGCCTATTGGTGAATGTAGCAAAGAAAATGAGGTGGTAGTTCCTAGATTACAATCTGATGCTGCTTCTAGGAATGAACCAG CACCAGATGTAGTCTTGAAAGATACTGACTTGGTATCACATGAAACATTAGATGGTTCTTCCTCGCCTTCTGGTTTAGGTGTTAGCACTGTTGATTCTTTTGTCCATAAAGAGGATGGGAAACCACCTTCACTTATAGTGGGGCTTACTCACTTGGATAGAAAGGAAGAAGTTGCAGATGGAGGTTCTGTGGAAGTAAGTTTATCAGCTGGGATCGAGCATTCTCAAGTGGGAAGTAAGATGGTTTCAGCTTCtgatgaaaaagatgcatgTTGTGACACTGCTGGAGAGAAGCCATCTGAGGCAATCGATTCATCTTTGCCAATGATGGAGATTTCTAATGCAGTGAGCCAGAATGAACCTCAAGCAATGATCACTGACAAAGACGATCAAGAGTCTAAGAAGTTGGAAGTATGCCCTGTTCTGTGTGATTCAACAGTGAAAGAGGGTGATGGTGCTGAAGCAGTACTTGTTAAAATTTCTGAAGAAGCAACCACAAAAGAGGGCTTTGATGAGGCTTCCTTAAAAGTTACAG ATGTGGAAATTTCAAGAAAAGGACACATGCTTACACCACCTGTGCCTTTCTCCTCGGAGGGTTCTTGCTCTGATATTGGCCAAAAAGTTCAGGAGGAAAATGGAGCTACTTCAGTGTCTGGAGATAAGTGTCAGCAGACAGCTGTCTCAAGTACTGGAA GTGATGCTTTAAATGGCCATGAAGGTTCCTTCAGTGCCGCGTCAGTGTCAGAACATGATGCTAAGCTTCATGTGACTGAAGGTGGGAAGAACAATGCAGACTCTGATAAGCCTAATTGTGGCTCTCCTACTGTCATTAGTTGCATCGACCTTCCCCAGAGTGAAAAAGAATCCCAGGAGGGAGTAAGGAGTGCTGTAGGTCAGAATGTTCCAGTACCAGAGGTAATTGATGGGGTTCCTCTAAAAGGTTCTTCTATGTCTCAGGATCCTAAAGAAGATGATTCCTCGAAAGATGAGAGAAGCTTCTCCTTTGAGGTGGGTGCATTGGCAGATCTGCCTGAAAGAGAAGCTGGCAAGTGTTGGCAACCATTCTCTACTCAAGCATGCAAAACATCTGTg ATCGTCGAGGGATCTCCTTCAACATCAGTCTTAGGCCAAATGGATCCTAAGATGGCACAGGAAATTTCTCGTGGAAGCTCTCGAGCATCTGGAGGGATCACATCTGGCAGTTCTAAAGGTACTGAACGTAAAACAAAGCGCGCATCTGGCAAGGCAACTGGGAAAGAAACTGCTAAGAAAGGCAGCAATGTGAAAGATACAGCTCATGCAAGACAGCCACCAGAGAGAGTGGACAAATCTGGCAATTTGTCTCCAAGCCCATCAGGGGCTACTCACTATGTGCAATCCAAAGAGGTGCAACACACTGGAAATATGGAGCGCAGCAGTACAAAATCATGTGGTACTCTTACAACACCCACATCTAACCTTCCGGATTTGAATACTTCAGCTTCTCCATCTGCAATATTTCAACAGCCTTTCACAGACTTACAGCAAGTGCAATTGCGTGCTCAGATCTTTGTTTATGGATCATTGAT CCAAGGAACGGCACCCGATGAAGCGTGCATGGCATCAGCCTTTGGAACACCTG ATGGTGGAAGGAGCTTGTGGGAAAATGCATGGCATGCTTCTGTAGAAAGGCTTCAAGGACAAAAATCCCATCCCAGCAATCCTGAAACCCCTTTGCAGTCTCGATCAG GTGCTAGAACTCCTGATCAAGCATCCATTCAACAAGGTGCTCTTCAAGGTAAAGTTATTCCTTCACCTGTTGGTAGAGCCAGCAGCAAGGGTACCCCTTCGACAATTGTAAATCCCATGATGCCTCTTCCATCACCACTTTGGAGTATTTCTACTCAGGGTGATGTTATGCAGTCCAGTGGTTTGCCAAGAGGTGGACTTATGGACCATCATCCGGCACTTTCTCCATTGCATCCTTATCAGACTCCGCCTGTAAGGAACTTTGTTGGACATAACACTTCTTGGATATCTCAGCCTACTTTTCCAGGTTCCTGGGTTCCCTCTCAAACTTCTGGACTTGATGCCAGTGTTCGTTTTCCTGCCCTGCCTGTAACAGAAACAGTTAAATTAACACCTATTAGAGAGTCAACTGTGCCACATTCTTCCAGTGTGAAGCATGTCTCTTCTGGTCCTATGGGTCATAGTGGAGGTCCTACAAGTGTTTTTGCTGGGACTTCACCTCTTCTTGATGCAAAAAAGGCAACAGCATCCCCTGGCCAACCCACTACTGACCCAAAGCctagaaagaggaaaaagactCCTGCTTCTGAGGGTCCTGGCCAGATCTCTTTGCCATCTCAATCTCAAACAGAACCAATTCCTGTTGTTACGAGTCATTTTTCTACATCTGTTTCCATCACAACTCCTGCAAGCCTGGTTTCTAAAAGTAATACTGGGAAACTTGTTGCTGCTGCATCTCCTACATTCTCATCTGATCAAATGAAACTAGGGAGTCGAGATGCAGAACAGAGGGGTATGTTGACTGAAGAGACTCTTGGTAAAGTCAAGGAGGCTAAGTTACAGGCAGAGGATGCTGCTGCTCTTGCTGCTGCCGCAGTTAGTCATAGTCAAGGGGTATGGAGTGAGTTGGATAAGCAAAAGAATTCTGGATTGATTTCAGATGTTCAAGCAAAAATAGCTTCTGCTGCTGTTGCCATAGCAGCTGCTGCTTCTGTTGCAAAGGCAGCAGCGGCAGCTGCTAGGATTGCGTCAAATGCTGCATTGCAAGCAAAATTGATGGCTGATGAAGCACTGGTTTCAAGTGCAAATATTCATCCTGGTCAAAGTTCTGATGGCGTTAGTATTTTGGGAAAGGCTACTCCTGCTTCCATATTGAAGGGTGATGATGGAACCAACTGTTCCAGTTCTATTCTTGTTGCTGCAAGGGAGGCTGCAAGGAGGAGGGTTGAAGCTGCTTCGGCTGCCTCAAAGCGAGCTGAAAATTTGGATGCCATAGTAAAAGCTGCTGAACTTGCTGCAGAAGCAGTTTCACAGGCTGGGAAAATTGTTGCTATGGGTGATCCTTTGCCTTTAAGTGAGCTAGTTGAAGCTGGTCCAGAGGGTTACTGGAAAGCATCCCAAGTATTGTCTGAGCCTGTTGTCAGATTAAACAACACGAACAGAGTACAGGCTGATAATACTGTTGAAGAAGGTCCTGATAAACATCCCAAAGTGTCTCCATCTGATAAGAAAGAAACACATATGGTAAACCATGGGAAGCCACTTACTCGAAGGGAAATGTCCAGGGAGTTGGTGGAGGACCACACGAGATTGGTAGATGGCATGCCAAGTTCTGTTACTAGCAGTGAAAAGGATTCTAGAGGGCAAAAGGGACGTAAGGTTTCTGACTTGGCCAAAACCATTGGTGTTGTTCCTGAATCTGAGGTTGGATCAAGATCTAATTCCATTGCTGTCCAGAATGAATATGAAAGGACAacagaaaatttgaaagagaacAGCATCAAGGAGGGCTCCCTTGTAGAG GTTTTCAAAGATGGAGATGGTTCTAAGGCAGCCTGGTTCTCGGCAAATGTATTGAGTTTGAAGGATCAAAAAGCTTATGTGTGTTATGTGGAACTTCCATCAGATGAAG GATCAGGGCAGCTAAAGGAATGGGTAGCACTTGAAAGTGAAGGAGATAAGCCACCCAGAATACGCTTTGCCCATCCTATGACTGCTATACAATTTGAAGGAACAAGGAAGAGACGTAGAGCAGCCATTGGAGACTATGCTTGGTCTGTTGGGGATAGAGTTGATGTATGGGTACAAAATTG CTGGTGTGAAGGAGTTGTCACGGAAAAGAGTCGGAAAGATGAAACTATGTTAACTGTCCGTATTTCAG CTCAGGGAGAAACATCAGTTGTTAGAGCTTGGCATCTTCGGCCATCTCTCATCTGGAAGGATGGGGAATGGATTGAATGGTCAAGTTCAAGAGAAAATGACCACGCTTTCCATGAG GGTGATACACCACAGGAAAAGCGATTGAAGTTGGGCAGTCCAGCAGTAGAGGCCAAAGGAAAGGATAAGATGTCAAAGAATATTGATGCAGTGGACAATGAGAAACCTGAAGAGCCAGGATTACTGGCTTTGTCAggcaatgaaaaaatatttaatgttgGTAAGAACACCAGAGATGAGAATAAGCCTGATGCACCCAGAATGATTCGGACTGGTTTGCAGAAGGAAGGGTCAAGAGTGATATTTGGCGTTCCTAAGCctggaaagaaaaggaaatttatgGAAGTCAGCAAACATTATGTTGCAGACAGAAGCAATAAAATTAGTGAAGCAAATGATTCTGTTAAATTTGCAAAGTACTTGATACCTCAAGGATCAGGACCCCGTGGATggaaaaatacttctaaaattGATTCCAAGGAGAAGAGGGCGGTTGAATCCAAGCCCAAGGTTATTAGGTCCGGAAAGCCACAGAATGTTTCAAGTAGAACGGTTGCTCGAAAAGACAATCTTTTGGCCTCTGGAACATCTGCTTCAAATGACACCAATGTGACAGATAATCTTCCAAATATTAAGGATTCTGTTAGCCATGATGAGAATGCATCAGGGAAGCAGAATGTGATCGAATTTGAATCCTTTTCTAACACTGAGGGGCAAGCAGAGGGTCcaatcttgttttcttctctacCTCTTCCATCCGATGCTCCATCATCTAAGAAAATGCCCGTATCAAATGTCAAATCTCAACGGGTGAGTAAGGGGAAACTTGCACCCTCTGGTGGAAAGCTGGCTAAAATTGAAGAGGAGAAAGTTTATAATGGTAATCCTGGAAAATCAGTTCCTGAAGCTGTTGAGCCCCGTAGGTCTAATCGCAGAATTCAGCCAACTTCAAGG CTATTGGAAGGACTGCAAAGCTCATTGATCATCTCAAAGATTCCTTCTGTTTCACATGACAAAGGACACAAAAGCCAGAACCGGAGTGCTTCTAGAG GAAATAACCATGGTTGA
- the LOC117905483 gene encoding O-fucosyltransferase 29, which translates to MGGGGGGGGCGEMGTAKAWRYSTFSAKLALEQQHKHVCWRSQKRPISWSILCGLMLFCLGLISLFTGHVASDLEWYSQRLVKRSLYSKLDMGRRASINIWKSESSKFYYGCSKKGRHFASAVREKSSNGYLLIAASGGLNQQRTGITDAVVVARILNATLIVPELDHHSFWKDDSDFVNIFDVDWFISSLAKDVTIVKRVPDKVMRSMEKPPYTMRVPRKSTPEYYLDQVLPILLRRRVVQLTKFDYRLANNIDEELQKLRCRVNYHALRFTKPIQELGQKLVIRMRKMTNRFIAVHLRFEADMLAFSGCYYGGGEKERYELGEIRKRWATLPDLSPEGERKRGKCPLTPHEVGLMLRALGFGNETYLYVASGEIYGGEETLQPLRELFPNFYTKEMLASEELKPFLPYSSRLAAIDYIVSDESDVFVTNNNGNMAKILAGRRRYMGHKRTIRPNAKKLSALFMAWNKMDWDTFAKKVRSYQRGFMGEPDEMRSGRGEFHEFPYSCVCHKPFKYPDDENNNNKQVTLVSRAYIGSGSEWENKGSNSLQRLKENPGEGPVTLGDTKDDGFLAD; encoded by the exons ATGGGTGGgggtggaggtggaggaggttGCGGAGAAATGGGCACAGCCAAGGCTTGGAGGTACAGCACATTTTCGGCGAAGCTGGCTTTGGAGCAGCAGCATAAGCATGTGTGCTGGAGGTCGCAGAAGAGGCCGATCTCGTGGTCGATCCTCTGCGGTTTGATGTTGTTTTGTTTGGGTTTGATTTCGCTCTTCACTGGACATGTGGCTTCTGATCTTGAATGGTACTCGCAGCGCTTGGTCAAGCGGAGTTTATACTCCAAACTG GATATGGGTCGTCGTGCATCAATTAATATTTGGAAATCAGAGTCTTCAAAGTTCTACTATGGATGCAGTAAAAAAGGCCGTCATTTTGCTT CTGCTGTACGCGAGAAGTCGTCAAATGGCTATTTGCTTATTGCAGCAAGTGGAGGGCTGAACCAACAAAGAACAGGA ATAACTGATGCTGTAGTAGTTGCTCGGATTCTTAATGCTACATTAATTGTACCAGAGTTGGATCATCATTCCTTCTGGAAAGATGATAG TGACTTTGTCAACATTTTTGATGTTGATTGGTTCATTTCTTCCCTTGCAAAGGATGTGACTATTGTTAAAAGAGTTCCAGATAAAGTCATGAGATCAATGGAAAAACCTCCATACACCATGCGTGTACCAAGGAAATCCACTCCTGAATATTATCTGGATCAAGTTCTGCCAATACTCTTGAGGAGACGT GTTGTACAGTTGACAAAGTTTGATTACAGGCTTGCAAATAACATTGATGAAGAGCTGCAAAAGTTGCGTTGCCGGGTCAATTATCATGCTTTAAGATTCACAAAGCCCATACAAGAACTGGGTCAGAAACTTGTGATAAGAATGCGAAAGATGACAAATCGTTTTATTGCAGTTCACTTGAG GTTTGAAGCTGATATGCTAGCATTTTCTGGATGCTACTATGGTGGGGGTGAAAAGGAGAGATATGAGCTTGGTGAAATAAGGAAACGCTGGGCAACATTACCT GATCTAAGCCCTGAGGGGGAACGAAAGCGAGGAAAATGTCCACTGACTCCTCATGAGGTGGGTTTGATGCTGCGGGCACTTGGCTTTGGAAATGAAACATATCTCTATGTTGCATCAGGAGAAATATATGGTGGAGAAGAGACTTTGCAGCCTCTCAGAGAACTTTTCCCAAACTTCTATACAAAGGAGATGCTTGCCAGTGAAGAACTCAAACCCTTCCTTCCCTACTCTTCTCGCCTTGCTGCCATTGATTACATTGTCTCAGATGAGAGCGATGTGTTTGTCACCAATAATAACGGAAATATGGCCAAGATTCTTGCAGGAAGAAG GAGGTACATGGGGCATAAGAGGACCATCAGGCCAAATGCAAAAAAGCTCAGTGCTTTGTTCATGGCTTGGAATAAGATGGACTGGGATACATTTGCCAAGAAGGTAAGATCATACCAGAGAGGATTCATGGGAGAGCCAGATGAGATGAGATCAGGAAGAGGCGAGTTCCATGAATTTCCATATTCTTGTGTCTGCCACAAACCATTCAAATACCCTGAtgatgaaaacaataataacaaaCAAGTTACTCTAGTCTCTAGAGCATATATTGGATCTGGATCTGAATGGGAGAATAAAGGTTCAAACAGTTTGCAGAGACTAAAAGAAAACCCAGGAGAAGGACCAGTGACTTTAGGCGACACTAAGGATGATGGCTTTTTGGCAGACTGA